In the genome of Neodiprion pinetum isolate iyNeoPine1 chromosome 2, iyNeoPine1.2, whole genome shotgun sequence, one region contains:
- the LOC124212797 gene encoding uncharacterized protein isoform X2, with protein MWRVILVSLLAQCLCADQVSYGTSSFLQSSSSSNQQQHHQQWSWQDTGKDLLAAANTEQEEAFHPVTFNAPDAPQQGQQQSDLQNVATNYPQYNSNVQQDSSGVAEALEQQVRLGRNLEGYDEVYSDPNVKSALQLGNDTVARAYIKEKLCSLGLMNCDNPEGRRPYYSPHRDIQPQEIIYAQPVTIKPVGRPLPAIPVKRPYGPPRPVPVPPSFSSGPPGPIYSGPTGPFNGPPGSFSGPPPSFSGPSYGPPPSFSGPYSGFKKPGPIYDSKPIYEGGASFDGGLEYEDKFIDKKQLVLNQGLGSGVQQHVHHHYHHGEDANNGGKAPTVVVNNPGVVSGTPSSIIGPGPIGNNGFNNYGYGHGGGSYGNGGGFGNSFNEFESFKKEFKIKTPSSGNNLIGSGSSNYADRYPSYEKPRQDPTFSTGNINKGFSSNNYDTGKQFNSGFSNSQYDSSSSSSYNGFGSSNGFGSNGNNFGSNGNGNFGSGNGFGSSNGGIDSGFSSSNYDDCVCVPYEQCPAVDQLGRKDDLYLAIDPRHLGKNIEAETVEAVLTDGNGTMSVVRVPKGVNATEEAEHTIEENKKALEANAEKTDNNDETKRSKRDVKELAGEKVKKTDAQGRLVVGDLDTSKLNLKPTWGVSFGLPQGGAGYPINPYGGDSLVNPYPGYGGGSQGLNLGLVSVNPLVAVQVTKDEYGDKVVKPFVNLHVTPNHGLVHKLGDLLAYKKQVLLGKPGGHYYPQHYPVGPPIYEKPFGHHYPSHGGGFGAAYPSRPHYQHQSVYKPHYSEGPYGQPGYGQGPGGYYREDNDYDSDYSGEYGDYAEDYYRNLRANDTQKNLGAYNEKLQSSYDSAENDWNPSSSSRAQNVQAQKKGDERGGRVAFPERRKRDVNQVEQLAQERQFGRPPVCGPRHVCCRRQQINPGRPSRYGQCGVRNSQGINGRIKTPAHIDGDSEFGEYPWQVAILKKDPSESVYVCGGTLIGPRHILTAAHCIKTHAGRDLRARLGEWDVNHDVEFFPYIERDIVSVIVHPEFYAGTLYNDLAILKLDHDIDFERNPHISPACLPNRHDDFTGTRCWTTGWGKDAFGDSGKYQNILKEVDVPVLSNAVCENQMRRTRLGYSFNLHPGFICAGGEEGKDACKGDGGGPMVCERQGHWQLAGVVSWGIGCGQAGVPGVYTRVSHYLDWIRQITGQF; from the exons ATGTGGCGAGTGATACTGGTGAGCCTGCTGGCGCAGTGCTTGTGTGCTGATCAAGTTTCATACGGGACGTCATCGTTTCTCCAAAGTTCCTCATCTTCAAACCAACAACAACACCATCAGCAATGGTCGTGGCAAGATACGGGTAAAGACCTGCTTGCCGCAGCGAATACAGAACAGGAGGAGGCCTTTCACCCAGTGACCTTCAACGCACCCGATGCCCCCCAGCAAGGACAACAGCAGAGTGATCTGCAGAACGTCGCTACGAACTATCCACAGTATAACTCCAATGTACAGCAAGATAGTAGCGGTGTGGCTGAGGCTCTTGAACAGCAGGTTCGATTG GGTCGCAATCTGGAAGGTTACGACGAAGTATACTCAGATCCGAACGTAAAGAGCGCTCTTCAACTTGGGAATGATACCGTAGCACGCGCCTACATCAAGGAAAAGCTGTGCTCGCTTGGCCTCATGAAC TGTGACAATCCCGAAGGAAGACGCCCATATTACTCACCCCACAGAGACATTCAGCCACAGGAAATCATTTACGCACAACCTGTCACCATTAAACCAGTTGGAAGGCCTCTTCCCGCAATTCCAGTAAAACGTCCCTACGGACCACCAAGGCCAGTGCCTGTTCCTCCGAGCTTTAGTTCTGGCCCTCCGGGACCGATATACTCTGGACCAACCGGGCCTTTCAATGGACCACCTGGATCCTTCTCTGGACCACCGCCGTCATTCTCAGGACCGAGCTATGGACCTCCACCCAGTTTTAGCGGCCCATACTCAGGCTTCAAGAAGCCGGGACCAATCTATGACTCCAAACCCATCTACGAGGGTGGAGCTTCATTCGACGGGGGGCTTGAATACGAAGACAAGTTCATCGACAAGAAGCAACTCGTTCTTAATCAGGGCTTAGGGTCTGGAGTGCAGCAACATGTCCATCACCATTACCACCATGGTGAAGATGCGAACAACGGAGGCAAAGCTCCAACTGTTGTGGTCAACAACCCTGGCGTAGTGTCTGGGACTCCCAGTTCCATCATTGGACCTGGTCCCATTGGTAATAACGGATTTAACAATTACGGATACGGACACGGGGGTGGAAGTTACGGTAATGGCGGGGGATTCGGCAACTCCTTTAACGAGTtcgaaagtttcaaaaaagAGTTTAAAATCAAGACTCCGTCCTCTGGCAACAACCTGATCGGCTCTGGAAGCAGCAATTACGCGGACAGATACCCGAGCTACGAAAAGCCGCGACAAGATCCTACCTTCAGCACTGGCAACATTAATAAGGGATTCTCATCCAACAATTACGATACCGGTAAACAGTTCAATTCCGGGTTTAGCAACAGTCAATATGACTCCAGTTCGTCGTCGTCGTACAACGGCTTCGGGTCCAGCAACGGTTTCGGGTCAAATGGCAACAACTTTGGGTCTAACGGTAACGGGAACTTCGGATCCGGAAACGGTTTTGGGTCATCAAACGGTGGAATCGACAGCGGTTTTTCGTCTTCCAATTACGACGATTGCGTTTGTGTGCCGTACGAGCAGTGCCCGGCCGTTGATCAGCTCGGACGAAAGGATGACCTCTACCTGGCCATAGACCCGAGGCATCTTGGTAAAAATATCGAGGCAGAAACCGTTGAGGCCGTTCTAACCGACGGAAATGGTACAATGAGCGTTGTTCGAGTACCTAAGGGCGTAAACGCCACGGAAGAGGCTGAGCACACGATAGAAGAGAACAAGAAAGCGTTGGAAGCAAATGCCGAGAAGACTGACAATAACGATGAAACGAAGAGGTCCAAGAGAGACGTTAAGGAGCTCGCGGGCGAGAAAGTCAAGAAAACCGACGCACAAGGG CGGCTGGTCGTCGGCGACCTGGACACCTCGAAATTGAACCTGAAGCCAACCTGGGGCGTCAGTTTTGGACTGCCACAAGGAGGAGCCGGCTACCCAATAAACCCCTACGGCGGAGATTCGCTAGTAAATCCCTACCCGGGTTACGGGGGCGGAAGTCAGGGGCTAAACCTCGGGCTGGTCTCAGTGAATCCCTTAGTTGCAGTTCAAGTGACGAAAGACGAGTACGGTGATAAGGTAGTCAAGCCGTTCGTCAACCTCCACGTCACCCCGAATCACGGACTAGTCCACAAGCTTGGCGACCTTCTCGCCTACAAGAAACAAGTCCTCCTCGGTAAACCAGGTGGCCATTATTACCCCCAGCATTACCCCGTAGGGCCCCCTATTTACGAAAAGCCATTCGGTCACCACTACCCGAGTCACGGGGGCGGCTTCGGTGCGGCTTATCCCAGTAGGCCACACTACCAGCATCAATCCGTGTACAAGCCCCATTATTCCGAGGGTCCTTATGGTCAGCCCGGTTATGGCCAAGGCCCTGGTGGATATTACCGTGAAGACAACGACTACGACAGCGATTACTCCGGTGAATACGGTGATTATGCCGAGGACTACTACAGGAATTTGAGAGCAAACGATACTCAGAAGAACCTCGGGGCTTACAATGAGAAATTGCAGAGCAGTTACGATAGCGCAGAGAATGACTGGAACCCGTCATCGTCGTCGAGAGCGCAGAATGTTCAGGCTCAAAAGAAAGGGGACGAACGCGGGGGCCGGGTAGCTTTCCCGGAAAGGCGAAAACGCGATGTTAACCAAGTCGAACAACTGGCTCAGGAG aGACAATTTGGACGTCCTCCAGTCTGCGGACCGCGTCACGTGTGCTGTCGCCGGCAACAGATAAACCCTGGAAGGCCTAGTCGGTATGGACAATGTGGAGTCCGCAACAGCCAGGGTATAAATGGTCGTATAAAGACCCCAGCCCACATTGATGGAGACTCTGAATTCG GCGAGTATCCTTGGCAAGTAGCAATCCTCAAGAAAGACCCTAGCGAGAGCGTCTACGTCTGCGGTGGTACCCTGATCGGTCCCCGTCACATACTGACTGCGGCTCATTGCATAAAAACTCACGCCGGACGAGACCTCAGGGCACGTCTTGGAGAATGGGACGTGAATCATGACGTTGAATTTTTCCCGTACATCGAACGCGACATAGTCAGTGTCATAGTGCATCCAGAATTCTACGCCGGTACCCTGTACAATGACCTCGCAATCCTGAAGCTCGACCATGATATCGATTTTGAAAGGAATCCGCACATCAGTCCGGCCTGCCTCCCGAACAGACACGACGACTTTACTGGCACCAG GTGCTGGACCACGGGATGGGGAAAAGACGCCTTTGGCGACTCTGGAAAGTATCAGAACATCCTGAAGGAAGTCGACGTTCCAGTGCTCAGCAACGCGGTCTGCGAGAACCAGATGCGAAGGACCAGATTAGGGTACAGCTTCAATTTGCATCCAGGTTTCATATGTGCTGGAGGTGAGGAAGGAAAGGACGCCTGCAAGGGCGACGGCGGTGGCCCGATGGTCTGCGAACGTCAAGGTCACTGGCAGTTGGCTGGTGTCGTATCCTGGGGAATTGGATGCGGTCAGGCAGGAGTCCCCGGGGTTTACACGAGAGTATCGCACTATCTCGACTGGATCCGACAGATTACGGGCCAGTTTTAA
- the LOC124212797 gene encoding uncharacterized protein isoform X1, whose translation MWRVILVSLLAQCLCADQVSYGTSSFLQSSSSSNQQQHHQQWSWQDTGKDLLAAANTEQEEAFHPVTFNAPDAPQQGQQQSDLQNVATNYPQYNSNVQQDSSGVAEALEQQVRLVDTVIDDILVSNRQGRNLEGYDEVYSDPNVKSALQLGNDTVARAYIKEKLCSLGLMNCDNPEGRRPYYSPHRDIQPQEIIYAQPVTIKPVGRPLPAIPVKRPYGPPRPVPVPPSFSSGPPGPIYSGPTGPFNGPPGSFSGPPPSFSGPSYGPPPSFSGPYSGFKKPGPIYDSKPIYEGGASFDGGLEYEDKFIDKKQLVLNQGLGSGVQQHVHHHYHHGEDANNGGKAPTVVVNNPGVVSGTPSSIIGPGPIGNNGFNNYGYGHGGGSYGNGGGFGNSFNEFESFKKEFKIKTPSSGNNLIGSGSSNYADRYPSYEKPRQDPTFSTGNINKGFSSNNYDTGKQFNSGFSNSQYDSSSSSSYNGFGSSNGFGSNGNNFGSNGNGNFGSGNGFGSSNGGIDSGFSSSNYDDCVCVPYEQCPAVDQLGRKDDLYLAIDPRHLGKNIEAETVEAVLTDGNGTMSVVRVPKGVNATEEAEHTIEENKKALEANAEKTDNNDETKRSKRDVKELAGEKVKKTDAQGRLVVGDLDTSKLNLKPTWGVSFGLPQGGAGYPINPYGGDSLVNPYPGYGGGSQGLNLGLVSVNPLVAVQVTKDEYGDKVVKPFVNLHVTPNHGLVHKLGDLLAYKKQVLLGKPGGHYYPQHYPVGPPIYEKPFGHHYPSHGGGFGAAYPSRPHYQHQSVYKPHYSEGPYGQPGYGQGPGGYYREDNDYDSDYSGEYGDYAEDYYRNLRANDTQKNLGAYNEKLQSSYDSAENDWNPSSSSRAQNVQAQKKGDERGGRVAFPERRKRDVNQVEQLAQERQFGRPPVCGPRHVCCRRQQINPGRPSRYGQCGVRNSQGINGRIKTPAHIDGDSEFGEYPWQVAILKKDPSESVYVCGGTLIGPRHILTAAHCIKTHAGRDLRARLGEWDVNHDVEFFPYIERDIVSVIVHPEFYAGTLYNDLAILKLDHDIDFERNPHISPACLPNRHDDFTGTRCWTTGWGKDAFGDSGKYQNILKEVDVPVLSNAVCENQMRRTRLGYSFNLHPGFICAGGEEGKDACKGDGGGPMVCERQGHWQLAGVVSWGIGCGQAGVPGVYTRVSHYLDWIRQITGQF comes from the exons ATGTGGCGAGTGATACTGGTGAGCCTGCTGGCGCAGTGCTTGTGTGCTGATCAAGTTTCATACGGGACGTCATCGTTTCTCCAAAGTTCCTCATCTTCAAACCAACAACAACACCATCAGCAATGGTCGTGGCAAGATACGGGTAAAGACCTGCTTGCCGCAGCGAATACAGAACAGGAGGAGGCCTTTCACCCAGTGACCTTCAACGCACCCGATGCCCCCCAGCAAGGACAACAGCAGAGTGATCTGCAGAACGTCGCTACGAACTATCCACAGTATAACTCCAATGTACAGCAAGATAGTAGCGGTGTGGCTGAGGCTCTTGAACAGCAGGTTCGATTG GTAGACACTGTCATTGATGATATTCTCGTATCGAATCGACAGGGTCGCAATCTGGAAGGTTACGACGAAGTATACTCAGATCCGAACGTAAAGAGCGCTCTTCAACTTGGGAATGATACCGTAGCACGCGCCTACATCAAGGAAAAGCTGTGCTCGCTTGGCCTCATGAAC TGTGACAATCCCGAAGGAAGACGCCCATATTACTCACCCCACAGAGACATTCAGCCACAGGAAATCATTTACGCACAACCTGTCACCATTAAACCAGTTGGAAGGCCTCTTCCCGCAATTCCAGTAAAACGTCCCTACGGACCACCAAGGCCAGTGCCTGTTCCTCCGAGCTTTAGTTCTGGCCCTCCGGGACCGATATACTCTGGACCAACCGGGCCTTTCAATGGACCACCTGGATCCTTCTCTGGACCACCGCCGTCATTCTCAGGACCGAGCTATGGACCTCCACCCAGTTTTAGCGGCCCATACTCAGGCTTCAAGAAGCCGGGACCAATCTATGACTCCAAACCCATCTACGAGGGTGGAGCTTCATTCGACGGGGGGCTTGAATACGAAGACAAGTTCATCGACAAGAAGCAACTCGTTCTTAATCAGGGCTTAGGGTCTGGAGTGCAGCAACATGTCCATCACCATTACCACCATGGTGAAGATGCGAACAACGGAGGCAAAGCTCCAACTGTTGTGGTCAACAACCCTGGCGTAGTGTCTGGGACTCCCAGTTCCATCATTGGACCTGGTCCCATTGGTAATAACGGATTTAACAATTACGGATACGGACACGGGGGTGGAAGTTACGGTAATGGCGGGGGATTCGGCAACTCCTTTAACGAGTtcgaaagtttcaaaaaagAGTTTAAAATCAAGACTCCGTCCTCTGGCAACAACCTGATCGGCTCTGGAAGCAGCAATTACGCGGACAGATACCCGAGCTACGAAAAGCCGCGACAAGATCCTACCTTCAGCACTGGCAACATTAATAAGGGATTCTCATCCAACAATTACGATACCGGTAAACAGTTCAATTCCGGGTTTAGCAACAGTCAATATGACTCCAGTTCGTCGTCGTCGTACAACGGCTTCGGGTCCAGCAACGGTTTCGGGTCAAATGGCAACAACTTTGGGTCTAACGGTAACGGGAACTTCGGATCCGGAAACGGTTTTGGGTCATCAAACGGTGGAATCGACAGCGGTTTTTCGTCTTCCAATTACGACGATTGCGTTTGTGTGCCGTACGAGCAGTGCCCGGCCGTTGATCAGCTCGGACGAAAGGATGACCTCTACCTGGCCATAGACCCGAGGCATCTTGGTAAAAATATCGAGGCAGAAACCGTTGAGGCCGTTCTAACCGACGGAAATGGTACAATGAGCGTTGTTCGAGTACCTAAGGGCGTAAACGCCACGGAAGAGGCTGAGCACACGATAGAAGAGAACAAGAAAGCGTTGGAAGCAAATGCCGAGAAGACTGACAATAACGATGAAACGAAGAGGTCCAAGAGAGACGTTAAGGAGCTCGCGGGCGAGAAAGTCAAGAAAACCGACGCACAAGGG CGGCTGGTCGTCGGCGACCTGGACACCTCGAAATTGAACCTGAAGCCAACCTGGGGCGTCAGTTTTGGACTGCCACAAGGAGGAGCCGGCTACCCAATAAACCCCTACGGCGGAGATTCGCTAGTAAATCCCTACCCGGGTTACGGGGGCGGAAGTCAGGGGCTAAACCTCGGGCTGGTCTCAGTGAATCCCTTAGTTGCAGTTCAAGTGACGAAAGACGAGTACGGTGATAAGGTAGTCAAGCCGTTCGTCAACCTCCACGTCACCCCGAATCACGGACTAGTCCACAAGCTTGGCGACCTTCTCGCCTACAAGAAACAAGTCCTCCTCGGTAAACCAGGTGGCCATTATTACCCCCAGCATTACCCCGTAGGGCCCCCTATTTACGAAAAGCCATTCGGTCACCACTACCCGAGTCACGGGGGCGGCTTCGGTGCGGCTTATCCCAGTAGGCCACACTACCAGCATCAATCCGTGTACAAGCCCCATTATTCCGAGGGTCCTTATGGTCAGCCCGGTTATGGCCAAGGCCCTGGTGGATATTACCGTGAAGACAACGACTACGACAGCGATTACTCCGGTGAATACGGTGATTATGCCGAGGACTACTACAGGAATTTGAGAGCAAACGATACTCAGAAGAACCTCGGGGCTTACAATGAGAAATTGCAGAGCAGTTACGATAGCGCAGAGAATGACTGGAACCCGTCATCGTCGTCGAGAGCGCAGAATGTTCAGGCTCAAAAGAAAGGGGACGAACGCGGGGGCCGGGTAGCTTTCCCGGAAAGGCGAAAACGCGATGTTAACCAAGTCGAACAACTGGCTCAGGAG aGACAATTTGGACGTCCTCCAGTCTGCGGACCGCGTCACGTGTGCTGTCGCCGGCAACAGATAAACCCTGGAAGGCCTAGTCGGTATGGACAATGTGGAGTCCGCAACAGCCAGGGTATAAATGGTCGTATAAAGACCCCAGCCCACATTGATGGAGACTCTGAATTCG GCGAGTATCCTTGGCAAGTAGCAATCCTCAAGAAAGACCCTAGCGAGAGCGTCTACGTCTGCGGTGGTACCCTGATCGGTCCCCGTCACATACTGACTGCGGCTCATTGCATAAAAACTCACGCCGGACGAGACCTCAGGGCACGTCTTGGAGAATGGGACGTGAATCATGACGTTGAATTTTTCCCGTACATCGAACGCGACATAGTCAGTGTCATAGTGCATCCAGAATTCTACGCCGGTACCCTGTACAATGACCTCGCAATCCTGAAGCTCGACCATGATATCGATTTTGAAAGGAATCCGCACATCAGTCCGGCCTGCCTCCCGAACAGACACGACGACTTTACTGGCACCAG GTGCTGGACCACGGGATGGGGAAAAGACGCCTTTGGCGACTCTGGAAAGTATCAGAACATCCTGAAGGAAGTCGACGTTCCAGTGCTCAGCAACGCGGTCTGCGAGAACCAGATGCGAAGGACCAGATTAGGGTACAGCTTCAATTTGCATCCAGGTTTCATATGTGCTGGAGGTGAGGAAGGAAAGGACGCCTGCAAGGGCGACGGCGGTGGCCCGATGGTCTGCGAACGTCAAGGTCACTGGCAGTTGGCTGGTGTCGTATCCTGGGGAATTGGATGCGGTCAGGCAGGAGTCCCCGGGGTTTACACGAGAGTATCGCACTATCTCGACTGGATCCGACAGATTACGGGCCAGTTTTAA